A window of the Thermoleophilia bacterium SCSIO 60948 genome harbors these coding sequences:
- a CDS encoding IclR family transcriptional regulator, producing the protein MPNSQQGRSIRRALEVLRALGEEGASDNGGLSVTRLSELLGHDKSQISRALTLLAEEGFAERVPGQRGYRLGWEIYTLARRAARDPLVEEGENVVAGLVAAIEESCAVIVRSGDELLTVAAETATRTLKAVGFVGARGPLMATAAGRAMMSGLTRDEFDALLERVPPKAMNELTETDPARIWELVEADRERGWWLVDREYDLELCGIAAPVTDPSGSVVAVLSTAGPRLRLLERTEEIGAAVRAGAIELSSRMRGEPRPIAD; encoded by the coding sequence GCCGAACTCACAGCAGGGAAGGAGCATCCGACGAGCGCTCGAGGTGTTGCGCGCGCTCGGTGAGGAGGGAGCGAGCGACAACGGCGGGTTGTCGGTGACGCGGCTGTCCGAGCTGCTCGGTCACGACAAGAGCCAGATCTCGAGGGCTCTCACCCTGCTCGCCGAAGAGGGATTCGCCGAGCGTGTGCCCGGACAGCGCGGTTACCGGCTCGGGTGGGAGATCTACACCCTCGCGCGCAGGGCCGCTCGCGACCCGCTCGTCGAGGAGGGCGAGAACGTGGTCGCCGGGCTTGTCGCGGCGATCGAGGAATCGTGCGCCGTGATCGTGCGAAGCGGCGACGAGCTGCTGACCGTCGCGGCCGAGACCGCCACGCGCACGCTCAAGGCCGTCGGGTTCGTTGGGGCCCGCGGGCCTCTGATGGCGACCGCGGCGGGGCGGGCGATGATGAGCGGCCTGACACGCGACGAGTTCGATGCGCTGCTCGAACGCGTCCCCCCGAAAGCGATGAACGAGCTCACCGAGACCGACCCGGCGAGGATCTGGGAGCTGGTCGAGGCCGATCGAGAGCGAGGTTGGTGGCTCGTCGACCGAGAGTACGACCTCGAGCTCTGCGGGATCGCCGCCCCGGTCACCGATCCGAGCGGCTCGGTGGTCGCGGTCCTCAGCACCGCCGGTCCTCGCCTCCGTCTGCTCGAGCGCACCGAGGAGATCGGCGCCGCGGTACGTGCCGGGGCGATCGAGCTTTCATCGAGGATGCGCGGCGAGCCGAGGCCCATCGCTGACTGA
- a CDS encoding SDR family NAD(P)-dependent oxidoreductase, with translation MTTLAIIGAGRGLGAAVARRFGREGYAVALISRSQERVDALASELSADGVQAAGFEADVRSPGAIAKALERATETLGPIEVLQYSPLPQKDFMRPVLETTPEDVVGPVEFSIYGPIAAAHQVIPGMRFLPDDTGTILFVNGGTAVKPRHDFAAGTSIAFAGLSAYAQMLNEALSDEGIQVSQLVIGGAIEEGHPEKDPAELAERLWELHTGRDRFRLEVATD, from the coding sequence CGCGGCGCTTCGGGCGCGAGGGCTACGCGGTGGCGCTGATCTCGCGCAGCCAGGAGCGCGTGGACGCGCTGGCGTCGGAGCTGTCGGCCGACGGGGTCCAGGCAGCCGGTTTCGAGGCCGACGTGCGCTCGCCGGGCGCGATCGCAAAGGCGCTCGAGCGCGCGACCGAGACGCTCGGGCCGATCGAGGTGCTCCAGTACAGCCCCCTACCCCAGAAGGACTTCATGCGCCCGGTCCTCGAAACGACTCCCGAGGACGTCGTCGGGCCGGTCGAGTTCTCGATCTACGGCCCGATCGCCGCCGCCCACCAGGTGATCCCGGGAATGCGCTTCCTGCCCGACGACACCGGGACGATCCTGTTCGTCAACGGCGGCACCGCGGTCAAGCCGCGCCACGACTTCGCCGCCGGCACCAGCATCGCCTTCGCGGGCCTATCGGCCTACGCGCAGATGCTGAACGAGGCGCTCTCCGACGAGGGCATCCAGGTCTCCCAGCTCGTCATCGGTGGCGCGATCGAGGAGGGTCACCCCGAGAAGGACCCGGCCGAGCTCGCGGAGCGGCTCTGGGAGCTGCACACGGGTCGCGACCGCTTCCGGCTCGAGGTGGCGACGGACTGA